The stretch of DNA GTTGATATGGGCGGCACCGCGGGTAGCCCGTCATGTCGGCGCCGACGGCGCTGCCGCACTGTGGATCTGCGTGCTGAATCCGTTGGTGATCATCCACCTGATGGGCGGCGTGCACAACGAAATGCTGATGGTCGGCCTGATGATGGCAGGCATCGCATTGACGTTTTCTGGCCGACATATCTGGGGCGTGGGACTGATCGCGGTGGCTGTAGCGGTGAAAGCCACGGCGGGACTGGCACTTCCATTCATGGTGTGGGTCTGGATGAGACACCTGCGCGACGCGCGCGGATACCAGCCGGTGAGGGCGTTCGCGGTGGCGACGGCGGCGTCGGGAGTAATATTCGTCGCGGTGTTCGCCGTGTTGTCATGGCTGGCCGGCGTCGGGCTCGGCTGGCTGACCGCACTGGCCGGCTCGGTCAAGATCATCAACTGGCTGACCGTGCCCACTGCCGCGGCGAATCTGGTCAACGTGTTCGGCAGCCTGCTGTTCCCGGTGAACTTCTACGCGGTGCTCGATGTCAACCGGATCATCGGAATCGCGATCATCGCGATCTCACTTCCGTTGCTGTGGTGGAGATTTCGACACACCGACCGCGAGGCGCTGATCGGCGTCGCATCGGTGATGGTCGTCGTAGTGCTGTTCGTTCCTGCCGCGTTGCCGTGGTATTACACCTGGCCGCTCGCCGTGGCGGCCGCGCTGACGCAGTCGCGGCAGGCGATCGCCGTGATTGCGGGCCTTTCGACGTGGATCACCGTGATATGGAAGCCGGACGGAGCGCACGGCATGTACTCATGGATTCACGTGCTGCTCGCAACGGCATGCGCTGCGGTGGCGTGGTATTCGTTGTTTTACGCGCCTGAGACTAGTGCGCCGCCACGGCGAGCCGTCAGTACGCCATCGCCTGAGCCCGGCGCACCACTTCCCGGGCCTGATGAGAATGCAGAGCGTCCACCGGACGCGCATTAGCCTGCCGTTCGGTGCTGCCGTCGTGCCTAATCGTCAGCGACGGATCAGGGGTGAACAGCCAGCGCACGATCTCGGTGTCGTGGTAGCCCCCGTCATGGAGCACCACGAGCAGCCCCTGCAGGGGCTTGACCACGTGGCCGGTGTCGTCGAAGAAGACCTTCGGGACCACCACTGAACCCGCGCGCCGCACCGCGACCAGGTGTCCTTCGCGCAGCTGCTGGTGCACTTTCGTCACGGGTACCCCGAGCAGATCGGCAACGGCTGGCAAGTCGTACACGTCCTCGCCGGGGTCTAGAACATCGTCGGCGGCCGGAATGCTGCTCACCGCACTGAGTCTAGGACGTAAGGGGCGACTCGTAACATGTGTTCGGTGGAGGCCTACCAGCAATTCGACCCGCTTGTGGGGGCCGTGCTGGATGGCCGGTACCGCGTCGAGGCGATGATCGCGACGGGCGGCATGTCCGCCGTCTACCGCGGGCTCGATCTGCGGCTGGACCGGCCGGTCGCGCTGAAGATCATGGAGTCCCGATACGCCGGCGATCACCAGTTCCTGACGCGGTTTCAGCGTGAGGCGCGGGCCGTGGCGCGGTTGAAGGATCCGGGCCTTGTGGCGGTTTACGACCAGGGCATCGATGGTCAGCATCCGTTTCTGGTGATGGAGCTGATCGAGGGCGGCACACTGCGGGAGCTGCTGCGGGAGCGCGGCCCGATGCCACCACACGCTGTCGCCGCGGTGCTGCGTCCGGTGCTGGGCGGGCTCGCGGTGGCGCATCGCGCTGGGCTGGTGCACCGCGACATCAAGCCCGAGAACGTGCTCATCTCCGACGACGGCGATGTCAAGATCGCCGACTTCGGTTTGGTGCGAGCAGTCGCCGAGGCCAAGATCACCTCCGCCAGCGTGATTTTGGGCACCGCCGCATACTTGTCCCCCGAGCAGGTCAGCACCGGCGATGCCGACCCCCGCAGCGATGTGTACTCCGTGGGGATCCTGGCTTACGAGCTGCTGACCGGAGTCACGCCGTTCACCGGCGACTCGGCACTCGCGATCGCGTACCAACGGATGGACAACGACGTCTCGCCCCCGAGCCGGGTGATCGCCGGTGTGCCAGCGCAATTCGATGACCTGGTCGCCCACGCCACCGCACGGGAGCCCGCCGACCGGTACGCCGACGCCCAGGACATGGCCGCCGAACTCGACTCGATCGTCGACCAATTGGGGTTGCCGCCGTTTCGGGTACCCGCCCCGCGTAATTCGGCGCAGCACCTGTCGGCCGCGTTGCAGCACAGTCATATACAGACCCAGCAGGAAGCCACGACCACCAAAACGGCACGGCCGCAGGCGCCGCAGGTGCCCGCGCCCCGACAACACACACGCGAACTCACCCGTGACGATTGGCAACCGCTAGAGCCCGAATATCAGGCCGTCTCAGGCCAATTCGCCGGGATCGACCTCGACGAGTTCTACTGGGCCCGCCAACGCTCCAAGAGGGCGTTGGTGTTTTGGGTGGTCGCCGTGCTGACACTCACCGGACTGATCGCGGCCGCAGCCTGGACGCTCGGCAGCAACATCGCGACGTTGATCTAGCGCGCAGTTACGAAAGGCACGCCGGTCAGCGTCGCCATCCCTGACTCGTTCGGATAACCCAGAACTGCTTCGACGGGTTGATTCGCGTCGCCGCTAGTACTACAGTCGTAGTGATACGAATTCAACGACCGATGAGATCTCAACGAGGTGAATGGTGATGACAGAATCTGTGGTTCCAGTGCTGGTCGTGGGCGCGGGGCCGACCGGCTTGACGATGGCGAACGAGCTCGCGCGCCATCGCGTGCTGCCGCGGATCATCGATCGCGGGCCCGCGCCTGCGACGACCTCCCGTGCGCTGGTTGTGCAGCCCAGGACATTGGAGATCCTCGACGACATGGGCGTGGTCGACCAGGCATTCGCGGCAGGCACCTCGGCGTCGAGCCTGACTATCACGTTCGCCGAGAAGACCGTTGAGCTGGACTTCGCAGACCAGTTGACCGGGCCACAGAACTACACCGCCTATCCCGAACCGCGGACGCTGTCCCAGCAGGACACCGAGCGCATCCTCACCGAACGACTGAGCCGGCAAGGCGTCGAAATCGACCGCGGACACGCGCTGACCGACCTGACACAGGATGGCGACACCGTGACCGTATCGCTGCGCAGCGAGGAAGGCTCGATCGAAACCCTGCGATGCCGGTGGGTGATCGGATGCGACGGCGCGCACAGCGCAGTCCGCAAGGCGGCGGGCATCCCGTTCTCAGGGTCAACGTACCGCGACGAGTTCATCATGGCCGACGCCGAACTCGACTGGAAGCTGCCACACGGCGGGCTATACGGATTCCCTAGTCCCGCAGGAATTTTTGCGGCATTCTCAATGCCTGGCGAGAACCGTTACCGGATCTTCGGCAACTTCCCTCCCGGACCAGAGGGCCCGAGCGCCGAGTACAGCGAACCGAGTCACGAAGAATTCCAAGCGATGGTCGACGAACGGGTCCCCTTCCCGGCAACCGTCGTCAAGGAGCACTGGGTGACCCGGTACCGGGTGCACAGTCGCACTGTGCCGCGCTACCGCGAGGGGCGGGTGTTTCTTGTCGGCGACGCCGCGCACGTGCACAGCCCCGCCGGTGCACAGGGCATGAACACCGGTATTCAAGACGCATACAACCTCGGCTGGAAGCTCGCACACGTCGAGCGCGGAGTTGCCGACGAGTCTCTGCTGGACAGCTACGAGGCGGAGCGCCACCCGATCGGCGTTCAGTTGCTCAACACCACCGATCGACTCTTCTCCGTCTTCGGCGGGCAGAATCCATTGGCCCGCCTGGCCCGCGGCCGGGTTGCCCCCATATTGGCCAGCCACTTGCTGACCCGATCCTGGGTACGCAGGCGGTTCATCGGCCTGCTCGCCCAATTGCGCCTCCATTATCCGGACAGCGCACTCAATGCGGAGGACGGTTCCGGATGGCGTAACGCGCCTGCGCCCGGCGACCGGGCCCGCGAAGCCGACGTGACCATCGACGGCAAACAGGGCCGTCTTTACCAGGTGTTCCGCGGCACGCATCACACCGTGCTGTTGTTCACCGGACTCGACGACGATGCGCGGCCGGCCGTCGAGCTGTGCCGGATCGCCGAACAACTCGAGCAGGCGTATCCGGGGTTGGTGAAAGCCCGCGTGATCAGCGCCGAACGATTCGCGGATCATCCTGCGGCACTTGGTGATCCGACACGAACGGCACACCGTCAGTACGGGATCACAGCACCGAGCGCATTCGTCGTGCGCCCCGACTCCTACATCGGCTACCGCGGCCGCCCCGTCGACATCGACCGGCTCAGCGCTGACTTGGCTCGGCGCCTTACTAGTCCCGGAGCATCTCCGCGACCAGAAACGCCAGCTCCAATGATTGCTGAGTGTTGAGCCGCGGGTCGCACGCCGTCTCGTAGCGACCCGCCAGGTCGGAGTCGGAAATGTCCTGCGCTCCGCCGAGGCATTCGGTGACGTTCTCGCCGGTGATCTCGACGTGGATGCCGCCGGGATGCGTGCCCAGCGCCCGGTGCACCTCGAAGAAGCCCTGCACCTCGTCGACGATGCGGTCGAAATGGCGGGTCTTGTAGCCCGTCGAGCTTTCGTGGGTGTTGCCGTGCATCGGGTCGCACTGCCAGATCACCTGATGACCGGTGGCCTGCACCTTCTCGATGATCGGCGGCAGCACGTCGCGCACCTTGTTGTTGCCCATCCGCGTCACCAGGGTCAGCCGTCCCGGGATGTTGTGCGGGTCGAGCCGTTCCACGTATTCGACTGCCAGCTCCGGCGACATAGTCGGGCCGAGCTTCACGCCGATCGGATTGGCGATCACCTCTGCGAAGGCCACGTGCGCGCCGTCCAGCTGACGGGTGCGCTCCCCTATCCACACGTAGTGCGCGGACAGGTCGTACAGCCGCGGCTCGGGCTCCTCGACGGGGAAGTCGGTGGACAGCCGCAGCATCGCGCGCTCGTAGTCGAGCACCAAAGCCTCATGGCTGGCGTAGATTTCGGCGGTCTGCAGATTGTGGTCGGCAACGCCGCAGGCGCTCATGAACGTCAGCCCGCGGTCAATCTCGCTGGCGAGTGCCTCGTAGCGCGCACCGGCGGGCGAGGTCCGGACGAACTCTCGGTTCCAGTCGTGCACCTGATGCAGCGACGCGAGGCCCGACGCGGTCAGCGCGCGCACCAGGTTCATCGCCGCGCTGGCGTTCGCGTAGGCCCGCACCAGACGTGATGCGTCGTGATCGCGTGCGGCTGGATCGGGAGCGAAACCGTTGATCATGTCGCCGCGGTAGGACTTCAGGCCGAGCGCATCGATGTCTGAGGACCGCGGTTTGGCGTACTGGCCCGCGATGCGCGCCACCTTGACCACCGGCATGCTCGCGCCGTAGGTAAGCACCACGGCCATCTGCAGCAGAGTGCGGATGTTGGCCCGGATATGCGGTTCGGTGTTGTCGACGAACGTCTCTGCGCAGTCGCCGCCCTGCAGCAGGAACGCCTCACCGCGGGCCACATCGGCCAGCAGAGCCTTCAGCCGCTCGATCTCCGCGGCCACCGTCACGGGCGGAACGCTCTCCAGAACTGTCCGCATCACCTTTGCCGATTCGCCGTCCCAGCTGGGCTGCTGTGCCGCGGGCTTGGCCAGCGCGGCGTCCAGCCGATGCCGCAGTTCATCCGGCAGCGGCGGCAGCGGCGGCAGCTGATCGATGGGTACGTCGACGGTCCAGTTCACCCATTCATGGTAACGGGCGCCGATACCTGCTTATTACCGCTGGGCTGGCACTTCGCCACCGGTCATCAAGCGAAATCGGACCAGATTGTGCTTGGCGTCCACCAATGCGTCGTGCGCGTCACGCGGCCTCGGCGGCATCCGCGGTGATCCTCGGTCCTCCCAGAACTGCCGCAGCTCCCGCGTGAAGCGTGGGATCGCAGGCGGCAGGTCGGTCATGGGCCCCCACAACTGACACAGCACCACATGGTCGTAGGCACCCACCCACGCCCACAGCTCGATCGGCTCGTCGCCGTCGACGCCGAAGAAGTCCTCGAGTTCGGTCCGAATCTGCCTGCGTGAGCGCCACAGCGGCGACGCCGGCGACGGCAGCTTGGGCAGCACGTGCTTGCGCACCCAGCTGCCTGCGGGCTCCGGATCGAATTCCGTTGAGATGGCGTAATATTCGCGGCCGTCCTCGGCGGCCACGCCGATCGAGATCAACTCGATGGTGCGGCCGTTGTCGATGAACTCCGTGTCGTAGAAATACCTCACGCCTACAACACCTGAGCCGTTTCGCGGTTGGTCGTCGGCCGTGGCGCTGCGGCGGCGTGGATTTCGCGGTCGAGCTGCTGATCGACCTCACGGTCGTCAGGAAAGTGCGGTTCGCCGGCGATCACGTGCTGCAGCCACAGCTTGGCCTGCACGACCGGCCGGCGTAACCGGCGCTCTCGCTCCAACGCCCTGTGCATCTTGCGGGGCTTGTCGCCGTAGCGCCAGCGCGCCCACGGCGCGTGTGGCCGCGAGAGCCGAACGGCCCCGAGAAACAACAGCGGCGTGATGAACATCCCGACCAGACCGGTCCACACCTTTCCCTTGAGCAGCACCACCACCGCGAACAGCAGCGTCAGCACAGCCACCGCGATCACCAACGCCCTGGCCTGCAGAGACTGGTCCTCGCGCCAAATCGTGACGTCGAAGAACGACAGTGGATTGAACCCCAGTATCAGCAGGCCGGCCACTGCGACCGCGGCGAACACCGCGTCCACCGACGTGCGGCCGTCCTCAGCCCAGTAGACGTCCTGCAGATGCAAGATCAACGCGAACTCATCGAGCACCAGAGCTGCCCCGATGCCGAAAAAGGTTGCGGCGACCGTGAATTCGGGTACTCCCCCGTCGACCGCCAATGTCACCATCGAGATGCCGGAGACCATGACCAAGACCACGCCGATCACCAC from Mycobacterium sp. JS623 encodes:
- a CDS encoding alpha-(1->6)-mannopyranosyltransferase A — its product is MTTPTSTRAPKAGPAHHLWQLSSFAASPQARPALLGAIGAVLITAGGLGAGSTRLHDPLLESLHVSWLRFGHGLVLSSVLLWIGVTLMLIAWLWLGRRVIDRTATEYTMVATTGFWLAPLLLSVPVFSRDTYSYLAQGALLRDGFDPYVVGPIDNPNSLLDNVSPIWTTTTAPYGPAFILVAKFVTMLVGNDVVAGTMVLRLCMLPGLALLIWAAPRVARHVGADGAAALWICVLNPLVIIHLMGGVHNEMLMVGLMMAGIALTFSGRHIWGVGLIAVAVAVKATAGLALPFMVWVWMRHLRDARGYQPVRAFAVATAASGVIFVAVFAVLSWLAGVGLGWLTALAGSVKIINWLTVPTAAANLVNVFGSLLFPVNFYAVLDVNRIIGIAIIAISLPLLWWRFRHTDREALIGVASVMVVVVLFVPAALPWYYTWPLAVAAALTQSRQAIAVIAGLSTWITVIWKPDGAHGMYSWIHVLLATACAAVAWYSLFYAPETSAPPRRAVSTPSPEPGAPLPGPDENAERPPDAH
- a CDS encoding Rv2175c family DNA-binding protein; amino-acid sequence: MSSIPAADDVLDPGEDVYDLPAVADLLGVPVTKVHQQLREGHLVAVRRAGSVVVPKVFFDDTGHVVKPLQGLLVVLHDGGYHDTEIVRWLFTPDPSLTIRHDGSTERQANARPVDALHSHQAREVVRRAQAMAY
- a CDS encoding protein kinase domain-containing protein encodes the protein MCSVEAYQQFDPLVGAVLDGRYRVEAMIATGGMSAVYRGLDLRLDRPVALKIMESRYAGDHQFLTRFQREARAVARLKDPGLVAVYDQGIDGQHPFLVMELIEGGTLRELLRERGPMPPHAVAAVLRPVLGGLAVAHRAGLVHRDIKPENVLISDDGDVKIADFGLVRAVAEAKITSASVILGTAAYLSPEQVSTGDADPRSDVYSVGILAYELLTGVTPFTGDSALAIAYQRMDNDVSPPSRVIAGVPAQFDDLVAHATAREPADRYADAQDMAAELDSIVDQLGLPPFRVPAPRNSAQHLSAALQHSHIQTQQEATTTKTARPQAPQVPAPRQHTRELTRDDWQPLEPEYQAVSGQFAGIDLDEFYWARQRSKRALVFWVVAVLTLTGLIAAAAWTLGSNIATLI
- a CDS encoding FAD-dependent monooxygenase, whose amino-acid sequence is MTESVVPVLVVGAGPTGLTMANELARHRVLPRIIDRGPAPATTSRALVVQPRTLEILDDMGVVDQAFAAGTSASSLTITFAEKTVELDFADQLTGPQNYTAYPEPRTLSQQDTERILTERLSRQGVEIDRGHALTDLTQDGDTVTVSLRSEEGSIETLRCRWVIGCDGAHSAVRKAAGIPFSGSTYRDEFIMADAELDWKLPHGGLYGFPSPAGIFAAFSMPGENRYRIFGNFPPGPEGPSAEYSEPSHEEFQAMVDERVPFPATVVKEHWVTRYRVHSRTVPRYREGRVFLVGDAAHVHSPAGAQGMNTGIQDAYNLGWKLAHVERGVADESLLDSYEAERHPIGVQLLNTTDRLFSVFGGQNPLARLARGRVAPILASHLLTRSWVRRRFIGLLAQLRLHYPDSALNAEDGSGWRNAPAPGDRAREADVTIDGKQGRLYQVFRGTHHTVLLFTGLDDDARPAVELCRIAEQLEQAYPGLVKARVISAERFADHPAALGDPTRTAHRQYGITAPSAFVVRPDSYIGYRGRPVDIDRLSADLARRLTSPGASPRPETPAPMIAEC
- a CDS encoding class II 3-deoxy-7-phosphoheptulonate synthase, with the translated sequence MNWTVDVPIDQLPPLPPLPDELRHRLDAALAKPAAQQPSWDGESAKVMRTVLESVPPVTVAAEIERLKALLADVARGEAFLLQGGDCAETFVDNTEPHIRANIRTLLQMAVVLTYGASMPVVKVARIAGQYAKPRSSDIDALGLKSYRGDMINGFAPDPAARDHDASRLVRAYANASAAMNLVRALTASGLASLHQVHDWNREFVRTSPAGARYEALASEIDRGLTFMSACGVADHNLQTAEIYASHEALVLDYERAMLRLSTDFPVEEPEPRLYDLSAHYVWIGERTRQLDGAHVAFAEVIANPIGVKLGPTMSPELAVEYVERLDPHNIPGRLTLVTRMGNNKVRDVLPPIIEKVQATGHQVIWQCDPMHGNTHESSTGYKTRHFDRIVDEVQGFFEVHRALGTHPGGIHVEITGENVTECLGGAQDISDSDLAGRYETACDPRLNTQQSLELAFLVAEMLRD
- a CDS encoding polyadenylate-specific 3'-exoribonuclease AS, producing MRYFYDTEFIDNGRTIELISIGVAAEDGREYYAISTEFDPEPAGSWVRKHVLPKLPSPASPLWRSRRQIRTELEDFFGVDGDEPIELWAWVGAYDHVVLCQLWGPMTDLPPAIPRFTRELRQFWEDRGSPRMPPRPRDAHDALVDAKHNLVRFRLMTGGEVPAQR